Below is a genomic region from Venturia canescens isolate UGA chromosome 1, ASM1945775v1, whole genome shotgun sequence.
TATAcatacatttgtttttttttctattactcaAGTTCGAATTGCTCAAGGTCGTTCATCGTGAATGTCAAATTCACAGAAATAGTTAACCgacgttaaaaaaaacaccTTCTGATATGAAGCTTGATTTATTCCGACGTCTATTATCTCACAGTATCGAATTTTCGTTGGAGTGAACCGTAATTCCGTTGATCAATTATAGTCTCTAATTTCGACAGTTGATGTGTTGACCAGAGTTCGTGACGTAGGACATCAAAATCCTTTCGGTGTTTGTTTACGTTTCGGCTTTAGTCGCGCCAGGATGGAATCGAATTCATAACACGGCTGCTGGTTTAACTATAATGAGCTGTCTAGAAGGTTTGAAAATTGCTGCCTCATAAGCGCGCTGATGCTTTCCCGGTACAGTTTTTTCTTGTGTGTTTTCGTTTGTATTTTCGTTCcggttttttgtttgtttttagaTCCGCTACCAAGATGTCATGTATTGGGAGagtcgataaatttttatctgCAATTATCGTTATCGATATGTTACGTGAGACGCGTCGACAATAACAGAATTCAGAGATATATGGAAGAGTAGTCCTGAGGATTTCGTGTACTGACTTTAGTGGGGACATTCCCAAGCGTAGATTCTCCAACCACCGCGCTGATTGCAGTgcgttttttccttctcacTTTCCTGCGTAGACCTACGCTGGGGACATAGCGGCGTTCTTTTTGCTCTTATAGCTTTTATGCTGGACACGAGGCCAGGCGATGTAGACCTCCCCTCCATtgccaaaaaaaagaaaaataaaaccgcTCGTACAAATTGGACTTCTATGTACGTTCGAATTCGTTGACAATACTGAGAGCATATTTGATTATCCATCAATTCACGGCGAGTCCAAAGAACGTTCAATTACAGGTGGTGGGGAAGCGACTGCTCATACTTGGACCAGCTGTGTACATTTTGTAATCGAGAAAGTCTACCCTAGATCGTAACAGTGCACCGATCGATCGGCATGTCTGTACACAACGTTGCTCAAAATTCTGCACTCCAAGTACGTTTTTCTTAAATTTGATAAAGTTATTATATTCCGGATTAAAAAAGAGTCTCCACAGGAACACTTTGATTTAAATACTCAGTTTTTACGTCTCTGGAAAGGGAAGAGTTAACGAAAGATCGGATAACGATGATtacactcaaaatttcaatcgcggcaaattattcttttgattcaaatcatttttgtgTGGTGGTAGCCGACTAGCGGAGACGGGCACGAAGCAGAGAGGACGATGGCATTTGTGTACAGATACAGAAAATCGTGGTTTTGAAAACTTCATTTCGCATAAGATCGATGTTTCGAGGTGATATTGGGACAGCAGCTCCGTATCGATTTGACACCTTGCCGTTTAGATCATGACCTATGAATATGACCTGAAACGTTATTCTGAAACGGTCTCAaacgttcaaaaatttttaagaataagtttttttgaaattctatAAAACTTAATGCTCTACTGCATCTGTACTATGGTAGAACGAttacatttcaaaatttggtaTCTCAAAAAAAGGGATGATGATTCGGCGcggctgaaatttttttatggggtTCATTACTAATCAATTctcataatgttgaaatgaaGTAACgcttttttttgtcgttttagGATCTACGATGGGTCGCGTTTATGGGAGATTTTGTTCTCCTCAAAgctttaattttaaaaaagaacAATACTTTTCTTTGGGGTTTGTTCGGATGGTGCGATTCCCTATGCAGAGGATTTGGACAGGTAAGAGTTTTCCAAACATTTTTGAGATCAACTCAGTTCAAGaaaattcacattttattATGTTATGCATTTTCTCATAAAATTGTACTAACGGTAAAAGAGTGAAAATAACAGAAAAACAACTATAGAGCCaagcattaaaaaatttttgtttgaattaataaatttgGGTCATTCCATAACTCTTGGATTCACGATTCGCCGGTTCATGCTCCGAAATACGTGACCGTCgttctttttgttataaacATTCATTCTGACGATggcaataatttatttttttttaatcgtaaatTTAAGGTGGTATTCGCGAATAACCCAATCAGTGGTATAATGATCATGATTGCGTTGGCATTGACCGCACCGGGTATCCTTGTGGCCGCAGTTGGAACGGGTTTCTTCGGACTTTTACTTTCTTTGGTATGCAATCCGTATGGAATAGTAAATATACGTGAACGATAGCCCACGCGTGGCTAAAtccaatttgaaataaaattatctcTGCAGGTGAGTATCTCTCTTGGTACAGGGGAGAAGCTGTGCGTTGCACCGCATTGCGGACCTTTCCTGCCGCATAGGCTACAATACGCGGGTGATTCTACAGGTTCTACACGTGACATATGAGATTTCTTTGAGAGCTTTCCTATCAATATCTCaataaaatcgcgaaaaaataagttttccaAGTTTCGTAAGAACTCATTGCACAAAAAGTAAATTTCACTGGAGAAATTCTAAGAaagtataaagaaaaaacaaaaagatttgtcaatattttgaaaagtaCTCATTCTTCTGTCGAAAGATTAACAGCagtgtacttttttttttttttttactataatCAACCGCGAATTGATGTATATTCGAACAAAATTGATTTCCATTTAGTCAAAGAATTTGCAAAGCTTTaactgattttattttttgacagtTACTTCGAGATACCGGTGATAACATAGACAATGGCCTCACAGTCTTTAATCCCGTGTTGATTGGAGCTGTGACGTATGCTTCGGCCCCCAGATTTTACGGTGCTATCGATGCATTTGCTGTTTTGATTATCGTCGTTGGTACAATATTCAGGTGacatggattttttttaaatccctaaaaaaatatgaagtgatGAGCGATttgaaatatcgttgaatCTAATTTCCAGTGTTTATTTAACTCGATCACTCGGAACTGGGAGATTTCCTTGCTTAACAGCACCGTACAACATAGTGGAACCTATCCTGTTGCTTGTTCTAACGATGCAACGAGACTTTGGGCAAATGTCAAAGGCATTGGAGATTGTAACGATGCAGAATGACGTACAGATGGTGAGGAAATAcaaaacgacgctgaagtttgcaacgttggagttcaacgaatttaacgaaaataatatttgtaattcactatttttttattccacgaagtcattggtgtaggttgaaaaattaccaattgcaaattcggtagggaacaaaattggagaattactgaaattttcggagtttttttttacatcatttcgttggacttcaacatcataatacgaaaatatttattattcatttttcgtaGACATGATTTCGTGCTCGTGAACCGAAGAATgccattttattaaatttactgaaaacaaaaaaaaacattgatttcCCGTATCAAGTTTGAAATTGACATTAAATCTTGTTCTACGAAAGGAATGAGCGCGTTCAATAACATTCGTTCGCTAATGAAACCGGTATGGTCaattaaaatgtaaaatgaagaAGCAGCGAATGCCCGGTCGGCTTTAGCGACGTGGTGCGAATGATCGTACGAATGTAGGTCAGGTGCTCCAATTTTTGCACTTTAACCGTGCGCTACGCGATGCCTGTGCATGTTGCACTTGCATCATACGTAGTATTTATTTACCGCCGAGGAGAAAGGACGAAACGCGAGGAGATAGAAACGTGATGAAAATTATGTGAGTTCGATACAAACGAAACGTCAAGCTCGTCAACAGCCAAAGCTCTCGAGCTGTCGATTGACTTTATTTCAGCATTTGTCCCCTCGATATTTCCCTTTTCAATGTCGAATTTTCGTTCATTACACTCCACAAGCCACAGCCTTTATCATATATCATTTCCAATTGAGCAGCTCAACGATCTCAAATAATCAATTTAATCACGATTCGTTAGTCTCTCTCACCTCCTTCACCCCCACTCTGCTTGTCGCCAGTAACGACCCCTGTTCATTCTAAAATTTCTTGTCATCGTTATGCACACATAAATGAAACTCACGTGTGAAAAAACCCCcgcgttgaaaaattttgtttttcagtttttacAGTTATTATTTTTCAGGAAAATTCTACCGAGTTTCTATTCGTGGAAAGAGGACTGatcaatgaaactttgaaCCTCGAGAAATTGAATTGGGGACTGGTAAGGAgaacataaataaaatttattagatTCCTATTCCGGACAATttatttcccatttttttttgtcatgtCGTGTAATTACAGATTTCTTACTGAGCTTATTATCtcttattattccaaattgtCTAAGAGTGTtgatatgaacgttcgaaggTGTTTCGCGGAGTTGTTACTTCAGCGTCCCAATTGTACGCTGTCGATGACGTGGCCGCAGCTTCGGTGATCTATCTTTCCATTATCGTCTATTCACCGCTGACAGCACTATTCTCTTTTCTCGGAGCATTGGTCGGATCTCTCGTAGGTAATTGATAATGATCGTTCTCCAACGGTATTTTAAACGTATTTAATGGAAATTCGTGGTATTGTTGTCTCGTAAGATTGCGAATGGAGGAatgaattattgatttttgatTTTGAGTTTTGGGGTGTTAGTCGTACCGAGTTAAATATCACAtcctcgaggaaaaaatatcgcGCATAAACGCTCGTGTGAAAATTTGGGATTGAGTCGAATTCACGTTAATCGGATAATTTTTGAAGCAACGCACAGGCACGTCACCCATTACGAACTGGTGGTTTTTATTTCAAgctcaaaattaaaaaatttctaaatatGAATTCCCAATGAATTCGGGGAtgtgaaaatttcgtaaattatTATTCTGTCAGTAAAatagttttctttttcaagcTTTGAGCCTCAACGTCCCTCTCGTTTCCGTCTACGCCGGACTTTGGGGCTACAACAGTTTTTTAACCGGTGGAGCTTTCGGTGGGCTGTTTCTTGTAATAAGTGGCCAAACCGCAGCTGTGGCTTTTGTGGCAATAATATTTACGACGTTGCTTCAATACGTCGGGGATCCTCTAATGGCAAAGGTTATTGCATCAAACTAATGGAATATTGTGAGAGAACGTGAGGGAAGAATTTTCGGACATTTCAGGTTGGACTTCCGGTTTTAACGATCCCATTCGTCGTGACAGCCTGGTTATTTTTCGGGCTCCGTGATTCCGTCGACGGGACATTTCCACGTCCAGCATTGGTGACATTTCCTGAGCACGAGCTCCACAGTTATCGCTTGAAAGGTCACGAACTTGACCTCGAAAAGGTAAAACGTCAGTTTGCAGAATCGTCccacatgaaaaaataacaatcgaagaaaaaaatatgtttttccacAGATCGAGGAAAACTCGGATGCTGAAAGTCCAAAtgccgaagaaaaaatatcctcCAACGATTGAGAAACCATGCTTTTCGAGATTAACTAAACTTGCCGCATTTCTGCGCGAGAACAAGCAAACTGATTGGGGAGATTATCTGCCTAGAGACAATGATATAAAAAAGAATCAAACTAGCGCATTGCGTGGCCTCGACAATAACGCCTCAAGTATTCGCCGGCGCCAACGGGACTAACAACCCTACAAGAACGTAAAACCCGCCTACGTAAAACCGTTTTGCtcgaagaaaatcattttcccaAGCACAAACGAAGACAAAAAcaggaacaaaaaataacgaggaataaaaacgaagaaaatggtcgCTGGGCAAGGGGATAACTCGTGTTTTTCAAAAGCGTCTCGTTTGCAGAGTTATTGAAAGCCGAGCAGCGACGACGCAGCGAAAAACGAATGATTCACTTTTCTCCTTAcggtttactttttttctcatccttCCAGTCGCTCCAATTACCTTGTAGAAATTTATTCAAGCAAGGGACAAAACCATTTGCTTAAATCTTATCTAGCTTCGTTTGTTTGTGTCTCCGGAAAAAGTGTGATCGAGAGGGCAAacgaagaataataaaatctcgaGTCTCATAGCCGAGTTTAAGTTCGCACGAAAACCTCATAAACTGTAAATTCGCCATGCCAGTTTAGCATTCTATCGCTGAATCGTGTTTTCCTCGTCCtctgaaattcatttcattccTTTATTGCCGCACGATTTTACGTCGCTTATTCATCGCTTCTGATTTCCCTAGCGATATAAATTCCGATAGTTGTATACCCGattaaatttcaagatttatcGCTACACGATCACGCTACTTTGTAAATAAAACTGCATAAAGAACAATCCCCGTGAAATCCTTTAAGGATGCTAtttggtacaggcgatacaattttgccatgctaaaccatgctaaaaacataaaaaatttcaaaatgctcagaattttataaaatttggtcaacatattctttagtgccaaattcgacaatacaaattttttaagacttttcttctgtacagttatcgagtaattgatcactaaagttcacgtgtataagcatagcgtttccccGGGCatataagaaatctgctttaatgcgtaattactcgataactaagcagaagtaaattttgaaaaaattgtattttcgcacttgatgttgaagaacattatcaccacatttgatcaatttattaatatttagacttctgtacttTTTGccaaacgaataaacaaatttttctgtataaaatcaaataataaaaagaccaagtaaaaacattttcaaaatcatcgaCAATGGGATCGAgcataattcgaaaaaaatattctcttctTCATCACGATACTTCATTATGCGTTTGAACGTCGACAAAGCTCGAAGcggtaataaaaagaaaagcaaaCATTTGGCGAACGAGCTCAACAGCGAGAGTCGGTGGAAACAAGTGGCATGAAGCCACGTACCAACAGTATTTTGCCCAAGATTGTTCAACTTCGGTGATATAAAGGACCGAAGGATTGTAATGAATCATTCCAAGTTGGGTGGCTAACTTTAGTAGTACGGAAGCGAAAACACGTATAAGATAAACGTGCGCAGAGCGTGTACGAGAATTCGAGACTGGAGACCCGGGGGCTTTTAGTAGATGGGCGGGTTTCCGATGGGAGAGTTTGTTTCAGCGTTCGGGATTTGCGGCGAGGATAATCTACGAGTTTGGGACATTGCGTGCTATTGTTTCCTCGGCAAGGGGCTGTTGTCTCAGTAAACATACATTTTTAAGCCTATTTATTTAGAAAGTTTGTGAACCGAGAAATACCACAATTTCGAGGCGGAGCAGGCTGCTATTGTATTTGAAGTATGCTCGGCTTATTTGAaactatataaaaaaaaaaaggaaaaagataaaaagaggATTGTAGAAAAAAGGGAGGATTTTGCACGTGGGTTTAAGCGCCATTCCGGATCGCGAAACGGAATAAGCAGGGACTGCGTTCGAACCGTGTAAGCAGCGCGAGAATGGTTCACTTCCCGAGCTTGTCGCTCATCCCAGCATTCCCATTTCATCTCCGTCTCAGCTCCTGTCGGGATTCacttcaacattattttttttctatgttttcaTACCTTTATACGCTCCAActgtctctctttttctcgtttattcTGTTGGTTTGTCCTCTTTCTATTCATCTCCGTCTCTCGTACGTATCGGAATCGTCCAcaacgcccccccccccccccccaaatgCTTTTCCCACTCTcgataatctcgattttcctTCCCAGTGTATCTCGCCGTTCTCGTTACATCCGCCATCTTCCAGCCTCGACCTGAACTACACGAGAGAACATTTTCGCGCCCGCTCTGCCTCATTGTCCTTTCATTTGGTATCTCCGGTgggctcgctctctctctctctctctccgttgCTAACAACGACCTCAGACACGGAGGACGCCTCGCCCTACCTCGCATTTATTCCAGGGGAGGGCGATAAGGGACGCGGGAGCGTCCCTCAGAAGAGGTAAGGTCGGTGCTTGCCGAGGAGAAAACTGAGAGGCTTGGAAAATGAGATGGAAGGATTTTCATTCTATCTGCTTCTCTCTTCCAACAGCGTAATAACTCTGCCTCCCTCTTTCGTTCCGACTCTCCCTTTGACCCCTAACTTCGtaagctctttctctctcattctctacCCCTGCGTATCACTGCTCTGTTGTCGTATGTCTGCCTGGTAGGTTGGTACTCTCCTGCTAGTAGCCACATCTGCTTGTTGCCGGCAGTCACTGCTCCACAGTGTATTCGGGCGGCTCGTCACATCTCGACTCGTACCACTGCAGCTCGTTTCACGTCGCGACCCGTCGCTGCTTTTTTCTCGTGTATTTTGTGTAAATAATACCATCGTccttcctctcgctctctctcgttctctttctcatctctcctttttcttcatttctctctccctctctttatcTTCGCGTCTCACTCTATACTTCGCATACTACGTGAGTACTTTGACAACTTCTCTCCCACTACTGATGCAGCCTGCTGCGCTGCTCCATCGCTGCGGATTCAGGACCCTCAGTGTACTGCGCTTGCGTCAGTGTGAGTGCAACGAGTCGTGCTCGTCGTTAACGCGACGAGCAACATGTATTTTACGTCGTGTGTACATATACGTCACGCTTCACGGGTACAGATACGTTTGAATTTTCTCGCTCTCACGCCTCATCCATAATTCTCtctaattttttataatcccTCATCGTCGTCATTAGTTTAAACtattttcaccaatttttgaaCGCTTTTATTCGAATGGGCACAACCACTTTGTCCTTCATAGTCCCTCACTTTGTTCATTACATTCCAACGGTTCACTGAAAAATGTCATAATAACTCGCATACACCGTTACATCAAAAATCCACTGGATCTTTTATCAAATATACTTGACCCTCTTccttttcgtgatttttcagtTGAGAGGACGAACAGTTCCGTTTGAGAATGAAATAGTTTAAGAATGTAACGCGAGTGTGCCGAATGAAATGTGCGATTTTTGAGTCGATGctgtttttttacgaatttgaaTGTCTTTCCAATTTTAATAACGACACAAACCGTGCGCAGGTTCTTTCAACAGCATTGAGACGAACTCTATTGCTTTAACTAATATATCGAAGATTCTTCACGAAGCTGTTCTAAATTTTCCAGTAATTAAAATACGTCTACGTTTGACCTCCGTGT
It encodes:
- the LOC122414207 gene encoding urea transporter 2-like isoform X1, whose amino-acid sequence is MSVHNVAQNSALQDLRWVAFMGDFVLLKALILKKNNTFLWGLFGWCDSLCRGFGQVVFANNPISGIMIMIALALTAPGILVAAVGTGFFGLLLSLLLRDTGDNIDNGLTVFNPVLIGAVTYASAPRFYGAIDAFAVLIIVVGTIFSVYLTRSLGTGRFPCLTAPYNIVEPILLLVLTMQRDFGQMSKALEIVTMQNDVQMENSTEFLFVERGLINETLNLEKLNWGLVFRGVVTSASQLYAVDDVAAASVIYLSIIVYSPLTALFSFLGALVGSLVALSLNVPLVSVYAGLWGYNSFLTGGAFGGLFLVISGQTAAVAFVAIIFTTLLQYVGDPLMAKVGLPVLTIPFVVTAWLFFGLRDSVDGTFPRPALVTFPEHELHSYRLKGHELDLEKIEENSDAESPNAEEKISSND
- the LOC122414207 gene encoding urea transporter 2-like isoform X2; protein product: MGDFVLLKALILKKNNTFLWGLFGWCDSLCRGFGQVVFANNPISGIMIMIALALTAPGILVAAVGTGFFGLLLSLLLRDTGDNIDNGLTVFNPVLIGAVTYASAPRFYGAIDAFAVLIIVVGTIFSVYLTRSLGTGRFPCLTAPYNIVEPILLLVLTMQRDFGQMSKALEIVTMQNDVQMENSTEFLFVERGLINETLNLEKLNWGLVFRGVVTSASQLYAVDDVAAASVIYLSIIVYSPLTALFSFLGALVGSLVALSLNVPLVSVYAGLWGYNSFLTGGAFGGLFLVISGQTAAVAFVAIIFTTLLQYVGDPLMAKVGLPVLTIPFVVTAWLFFGLRDSVDGTFPRPALVTFPEHELHSYRLKGHELDLEKIEENSDAESPNAEEKISSND